Proteins from one Capricornis sumatraensis isolate serow.1 chromosome 2, serow.2, whole genome shotgun sequence genomic window:
- the C2H1orf56 gene encoding protein MENT codes for MVPAAGALLWALLLSLGPRAAGAEGLTSTAMPRDSFRFGGPMTRSYRTTARTTPGVVSPRMRVTMEDEDDVVAAADRLAGPAAAELLASTVATGSRSRLSPEEDGSLEEGVVIYARKNDTESETDSTTRFTPGRPSPYLTANDQDSDKMSSSLPHSTWKANVDSQPSDSTTNPWSSGGSTLNQWPPPSPSAMPAPEDLRLVLLPWGPWHCHCKSGTMSRTRAGRLHGLSGRLRVGALSQLRTEHRPCTYHLCPCNREREECPLDADKEKSEVMATSTTRGGVSISTSPPP; via the exons ATGGTCCCCGCCGCCGGCGCGCTGCTCTGGGCCCTGCTGCTGAGTCTGGGGCCCCGGGCGGCGGGGGCCGAAGGCCTGACTTCGACCGCAATGCCGCGGGACAGTTTCCGCTTCGGGGGCCCTATGACCCGCAGCTACAGAACCACCGCCCGGACCACTCCAGGCGTTGTATCCCCAAGGATGAGGGTGACAATGGAGGATGAGGACGACGTCGTGGCCGCTGCCGACCGCCTGGCAGGCCCGGCCGCTGCGGAGCTCTTAGCCTCTACGGTGGCCACAGGCAGCAGGTCACGATTATCGCCGGAGGAGGATGGGTCTTTGGAAGAAGGGGTTGTGATTTACGCCAGAAAGAATGACACCGAGTCGGAGACTGACAGTACGACCCGCTTTACGCCTGGAAGGCCTAGCCCATACCTTACAGCGAATGACCAGGATTCCGACAAGATGAGTTCAAGCCTGCCTCACTCCACCTGGAAGGCTAATGTGGACTCACAGCCCTCTGACAGTACCACGAACCCGTGGTCCTCAGGAGGGTCCACCCTGAACCAGTGGCCGCCTCCCTCGCCCTCGGCCATGCCAGCTCCGGAGGATCTGCGGCTGGTGCTGTTGCCCTGGGGCCCGTGGCACTGCCACTGCAAGTCGGGCACTATGAGCCGGACCCGGGCCGGGAGACTGCATGGCCTTTCGGGCCGCCTGCGAGTTGGGGCGCTGAGTCAACTCCGCACCGAGCACCGGCCTTGCACCTACCACCTATGCCCCTGCAACCGCGAGCGGGAGGAGTGCCCCCTAGACGCAG ATAAAGAGAAATCAGAGGTAATGGCCACTTCAACCACAAGAGGAGGTGTCAGCATCTCAACCTCTCCTCCCCCTTGA
- the BNIPL gene encoding bcl-2/adenovirus E1B 19 kDa-interacting protein 2-like protein, whose protein sequence is MGTIQEAREKTVDLGIEANAEAAILGASLRLGELELKEEWQDEEFPRLLPEEIGPSEDPHDPERDTQAGTPSTLALCGRRPMRKRLSAPELRLTLTKGPGDNGASPTHSGPSSSDGSSDLEVDELETPSDSELLDSGHEFEWEDELPRAEGLGASEAAERLGHGCMWDVAGEDGHRWRVFRTGQREQRVDMTVIEPYKKVLSHGGYHGDGLNAVILFASCYLPRSSIPNYTYVMEHLFRYIVGTLELLVAENYLLVHLSGGTSRAQVPPLSWIRQCYHTLDRRLRKNLRALVVVHATWYMKAFLALLRPFISSKFTRKIRFLNSLGELAQLISMDQVHIPEVVRQLDHDLHGSGRT, encoded by the exons ATGGGAACTATACAAGAAGCCAGAGAAAAGACGGTGGATCTCGG CATCGAGGCGAATGCAGAAGCAGCAATACTAGGAGCATCCTTGAGACTTGGGGAACTGGAGCTGAAGGAAGAATGGCAAGATGAAGAATTCCCTAG ATTGCTTCCTGAAGAGATTGGCCCTTCTGAGGATCCTCATGATCCTGAAAGAGACACACAGGCAG gcaCCCCCAGCACTTTAGCCCTGTGTGGCCGGCGCCCCATGCGCAAGCGTCTTTCTGCCCCGGAGTTGCGACTGACTCTGACTAAGGGGCCTGGAGATAATGGAGCTTCTCCCACCCACTCTGGACCTTCTTCTTCTGATGGCAGTTCTGACCTGGAGGTAGACGAGTTGGAAACACCTTCAGACTCGGAGCTGCTggacagtggacatgaatttgaatgggAAG ATGAGCTGCCTCGGGCAGAGGGCCTAGGGGCCAGTGAGGCAGCAGAAAGGCTGGGCCATGGTTGTATGTGGGATGTGGCTGGAGAAGATGGTCATCGCTGGAGGGTGTTTCGAACAGGACAGCGGGAGCAGCGAGTGGACATGACTGTCATTGAGCCCTACAAGAAAGTCCTATCTCATGGAG gcTACCATGGTGATGGCCTCAATGCTGTTATCCTCTTTGCTTCCTGTTACCTACCCAGAAGCAGCATCCCCAACTACACCTATGTCATGGAACACTTGTTCAG GTACATAGTGGGAACCCTGGAGCTGCTGGTAGCTGAAAATTATCTGCTGGTTCACCTGAGTGGAGGCACAAGTAGGGCACAAGTTCCACCTCTGAGCTGGATACGCCAATGTTATCACACTCTGGATCGGCG GCTCCGGAAAAACCTGCGTGCTCTGGTGGTTGTCCACGCTACATGGTACATGAAGGCATTCCTGGCATTGCTTCGGCCCTTCATCAG TTCCAAGTTCACACGAAAGATCCGTTTTCTGAACAGCCTTGGAGAGCTGGCCCAACTCATCTCCATGGATCAGGTCCACATCCCAGAAGTTGTCAGACA GCTGGACCATGATCTCCATGGCTCAGGAAGAACCtag
- the PRUNE1 gene encoding exopolyphosphatase PRUNE1 isoform X2, which produces MENYLQGCRAALQESRPIHVVLGNEACDLDSMVSALALAFYLAKTTEAEEVFVPVLNIKRSELPLRGDNVFFLQKIHIPESLLIFRDEIDLHALHQAGQLTLILVDHHVLPKSDAALEEAVAEVLDHRPIDQRHCPPCPVSVELVGSCATLVAERILQGAPEILDRQTAALLHGTILLDCVNMDLKIGKATLKDSHYVEKLEALFPDLPSRNDIFDSLQKAKFDVSGLTTEQMLRKDQKTISRQGTKVAISAIYMDMEICGILERSHSPSLKLTPVPSSHPNLQAYLQGNTQISRKKVLPLLQEALSVYFDSTDIPLGQPETEGVSREQVDKELDRAGNSLLSGLSQDEEEPPLPPTPMNSLVDECPLDQGLPKFSAEVIFEKCSQISLSESTTASLSKK; this is translated from the exons ATGGAGAACTACTTGCAGGGTTGTCGAGCTGCTCTGCAG GAGTCCCGACCCATACATGTTGTGCTGGGAAATGAAGCCTGTGACTTGGACTCCATGGTGTCAGCCCTTGCCCTGGCTTTTTACCTGGCAAAG aCAACTGAGGCCGAGGAAGTCTTTGTGccagttttaaatataaaacgTTCAGAGCTACCTCTACGAGGTGACAATGTCTTCTTTCTTCAGAAGATTCACATTCCAGAGTCCCTCTTGATTTTCCGGGATGAGATTGACCTCCATGCACTGCACCAGGCCGGCCAGCTTACCCTCATCCTTGTTGACCATCATGTCTTACCCAA AAGTGACGCAGCCCTAGAGGAGGCAGTGGCGGAGGTGCTAGACCATCGGCCCATCGATCAGAGACactgccctccctgccctgttTCCGTTGAGCTGGTGGGCTCCTGCGCTACCCTGGTGGCCGAGAGAATCCTGCAGGGGGCACCAGAGATCTTGGACAGGCAAACTGCAGCCCTTCTTCATG GAACAATCCTCCTGGACTGTGTGAACATGGACCTTAAGATTGGAAAGGCAACCCTCAAGGATAGCCACTATGTAGAGAAACTAGAGGCCCTCTTCCCAGATCTGCCCAGCAGAAACGACATCTTTGATTCTCTGCAAAAGGCCAAGTTTGATGTATCAG GACTGACCACAGAGCAGATGCTGAGAAAGGACCAGAAGACCATCTCCAGACAAGGCACTAAGGTGGCCATTAGTGCAATATATATGGATATGGAG ATCTGTGGAATCCTGGAACGTTCCCACTCTCCGTCCCTGAAGCTGACCCCTGTCCCAAGCAGCCATCCTAACCTCCAAGCCTATCTTCAAGGCAACACCCAGATCTCTCGAAAGAAAGTTCTGCctcttctccaggaagccctgTCAGTGTATTTTGACTCCACGGACATCCCTTTAGGACAGCCTGAGACAGAGGGTGTGTCAAGGGAGCAGGtggacaaagaattggacagggcAGGCAACTCCCTGCTTTCTGGACTGAGTCAGGATGAGGAGGAGCCTCCACTGCCCCCCACGCCGATGAACAGCCTGGTGGACGAGTGCCCCCTGGATCAGGGGCTGCCGAAGTTCTCAGCCGAGGTCATCTTCGAGAAATGTAGTCAGATCTCGCTGTCAGAATCTACTACTGCCTCCCTGTCCAAGAAATGA
- the PRUNE1 gene encoding exopolyphosphatase PRUNE1 isoform X1: protein MENYLQGCRAALQESRPIHVVLGNEACDLDSMVSALALAFYLAKTTEAEEVFVPVLNIKRSELPLRGDNVFFLQKIHIPESLLIFRDEIDLHALHQAGQLTLILVDHHVLPKSDAALEEAVAEVLDHRPIDQRHCPPCPVSVELVGSCATLVAERILQGAPEILDRQTAALLHGTILLDCVNMDLKIGKATLKDSHYVEKLEALFPDLPSRNDIFDSLQKAKFDVSGLTTEQMLRKDQKTISRQGTKVAISAIYMDMEAFLQRSGLLADLHAFCQAHGCDALVAMTIFFSTYNEPVRQLAVFCPHAALRMTICGILERSHSPSLKLTPVPSSHPNLQAYLQGNTQISRKKVLPLLQEALSVYFDSTDIPLGQPETEGVSREQVDKELDRAGNSLLSGLSQDEEEPPLPPTPMNSLVDECPLDQGLPKFSAEVIFEKCSQISLSESTTASLSKK, encoded by the exons ATGGAGAACTACTTGCAGGGTTGTCGAGCTGCTCTGCAG GAGTCCCGACCCATACATGTTGTGCTGGGAAATGAAGCCTGTGACTTGGACTCCATGGTGTCAGCCCTTGCCCTGGCTTTTTACCTGGCAAAG aCAACTGAGGCCGAGGAAGTCTTTGTGccagttttaaatataaaacgTTCAGAGCTACCTCTACGAGGTGACAATGTCTTCTTTCTTCAGAAGATTCACATTCCAGAGTCCCTCTTGATTTTCCGGGATGAGATTGACCTCCATGCACTGCACCAGGCCGGCCAGCTTACCCTCATCCTTGTTGACCATCATGTCTTACCCAA AAGTGACGCAGCCCTAGAGGAGGCAGTGGCGGAGGTGCTAGACCATCGGCCCATCGATCAGAGACactgccctccctgccctgttTCCGTTGAGCTGGTGGGCTCCTGCGCTACCCTGGTGGCCGAGAGAATCCTGCAGGGGGCACCAGAGATCTTGGACAGGCAAACTGCAGCCCTTCTTCATG GAACAATCCTCCTGGACTGTGTGAACATGGACCTTAAGATTGGAAAGGCAACCCTCAAGGATAGCCACTATGTAGAGAAACTAGAGGCCCTCTTCCCAGATCTGCCCAGCAGAAACGACATCTTTGATTCTCTGCAAAAGGCCAAGTTTGATGTATCAG GACTGACCACAGAGCAGATGCTGAGAAAGGACCAGAAGACCATCTCCAGACAAGGCACTAAGGTGGCCATTAGTGCAATATATATGGATATGGAG GCTTTTCTGCAGAGGTCTGGCCTCCTTGCAGATCTCCACGCCTTCTGCCAAGCTCACGGCTGCGATGCCCTGGTTGCCATGACTATCTTTTTCAGCACTTACAATGAGCCAGTGCGGCAGTTGGCTGTTTTCTGTCCCCACGCAGCACTTCGAATGACG ATCTGTGGAATCCTGGAACGTTCCCACTCTCCGTCCCTGAAGCTGACCCCTGTCCCAAGCAGCCATCCTAACCTCCAAGCCTATCTTCAAGGCAACACCCAGATCTCTCGAAAGAAAGTTCTGCctcttctccaggaagccctgTCAGTGTATTTTGACTCCACGGACATCCCTTTAGGACAGCCTGAGACAGAGGGTGTGTCAAGGGAGCAGGtggacaaagaattggacagggcAGGCAACTCCCTGCTTTCTGGACTGAGTCAGGATGAGGAGGAGCCTCCACTGCCCCCCACGCCGATGAACAGCCTGGTGGACGAGTGCCCCCTGGATCAGGGGCTGCCGAAGTTCTCAGCCGAGGTCATCTTCGAGAAATGTAGTCAGATCTCGCTGTCAGAATCTACTACTGCCTCCCTGTCCAAGAAATGA
- the PRUNE1 gene encoding exopolyphosphatase PRUNE1 isoform X3: MSHSGHCPSCFVFRTILLDCVNMDLKIGKATLKDSHYVEKLEALFPDLPSRNDIFDSLQKAKFDVSGLTTEQMLRKDQKTISRQGTKVAISAIYMDMEAFLQRSGLLADLHAFCQAHGCDALVAMTIFFSTYNEPVRQLAVFCPHAALRMTICGILERSHSPSLKLTPVPSSHPNLQAYLQGNTQISRKKVLPLLQEALSVYFDSTDIPLGQPETEGVSREQVDKELDRAGNSLLSGLSQDEEEPPLPPTPMNSLVDECPLDQGLPKFSAEVIFEKCSQISLSESTTASLSKK; encoded by the exons ATGTCTCACTCAGGACATTGTCCCAGTTGTTTTGTTTTCC GAACAATCCTCCTGGACTGTGTGAACATGGACCTTAAGATTGGAAAGGCAACCCTCAAGGATAGCCACTATGTAGAGAAACTAGAGGCCCTCTTCCCAGATCTGCCCAGCAGAAACGACATCTTTGATTCTCTGCAAAAGGCCAAGTTTGATGTATCAG GACTGACCACAGAGCAGATGCTGAGAAAGGACCAGAAGACCATCTCCAGACAAGGCACTAAGGTGGCCATTAGTGCAATATATATGGATATGGAG GCTTTTCTGCAGAGGTCTGGCCTCCTTGCAGATCTCCACGCCTTCTGCCAAGCTCACGGCTGCGATGCCCTGGTTGCCATGACTATCTTTTTCAGCACTTACAATGAGCCAGTGCGGCAGTTGGCTGTTTTCTGTCCCCACGCAGCACTTCGAATGACG ATCTGTGGAATCCTGGAACGTTCCCACTCTCCGTCCCTGAAGCTGACCCCTGTCCCAAGCAGCCATCCTAACCTCCAAGCCTATCTTCAAGGCAACACCCAGATCTCTCGAAAGAAAGTTCTGCctcttctccaggaagccctgTCAGTGTATTTTGACTCCACGGACATCCCTTTAGGACAGCCTGAGACAGAGGGTGTGTCAAGGGAGCAGGtggacaaagaattggacagggcAGGCAACTCCCTGCTTTCTGGACTGAGTCAGGATGAGGAGGAGCCTCCACTGCCCCCCACGCCGATGAACAGCCTGGTGGACGAGTGCCCCCTGGATCAGGGGCTGCCGAAGTTCTCAGCCGAGGTCATCTTCGAGAAATGTAGTCAGATCTCGCTGTCAGAATCTACTACTGCCTCCCTGTCCAAGAAATGA
- the PRUNE1 gene encoding exopolyphosphatase PRUNE1 isoform X4, giving the protein MRLTSMHCTRPASLPSSLLTIMSYPRLTTEQMLRKDQKTISRQGTKVAISAIYMDMEAFLQRSGLLADLHAFCQAHGCDALVAMTIFFSTYNEPVRQLAVFCPHAALRMTICGILERSHSPSLKLTPVPSSHPNLQAYLQGNTQISRKKVLPLLQEALSVYFDSTDIPLGQPETEGVSREQVDKELDRAGNSLLSGLSQDEEEPPLPPTPMNSLVDECPLDQGLPKFSAEVIFEKCSQISLSESTTASLSKK; this is encoded by the exons ATGAGATTGACCTCCATGCACTGCACCAGGCCGGCCAGCTTACCCTCATCCTTGTTGACCATCATGTCTTACCCAA GACTGACCACAGAGCAGATGCTGAGAAAGGACCAGAAGACCATCTCCAGACAAGGCACTAAGGTGGCCATTAGTGCAATATATATGGATATGGAG GCTTTTCTGCAGAGGTCTGGCCTCCTTGCAGATCTCCACGCCTTCTGCCAAGCTCACGGCTGCGATGCCCTGGTTGCCATGACTATCTTTTTCAGCACTTACAATGAGCCAGTGCGGCAGTTGGCTGTTTTCTGTCCCCACGCAGCACTTCGAATGACG ATCTGTGGAATCCTGGAACGTTCCCACTCTCCGTCCCTGAAGCTGACCCCTGTCCCAAGCAGCCATCCTAACCTCCAAGCCTATCTTCAAGGCAACACCCAGATCTCTCGAAAGAAAGTTCTGCctcttctccaggaagccctgTCAGTGTATTTTGACTCCACGGACATCCCTTTAGGACAGCCTGAGACAGAGGGTGTGTCAAGGGAGCAGGtggacaaagaattggacagggcAGGCAACTCCCTGCTTTCTGGACTGAGTCAGGATGAGGAGGAGCCTCCACTGCCCCCCACGCCGATGAACAGCCTGGTGGACGAGTGCCCCCTGGATCAGGGGCTGCCGAAGTTCTCAGCCGAGGTCATCTTCGAGAAATGTAGTCAGATCTCGCTGTCAGAATCTACTACTGCCTCCCTGTCCAAGAAATGA
- the MINDY1 gene encoding ubiquitin carboxyl-terminal hydrolase MINDY-1 — MEHHQPEHPAPGEARTAEAVSPENHKALSEPKEHPQDKDAKEVDGAAEEQEPVDQASLPAQGQDDFKSPPPDASSSQPGPAQETPPESETVEACFRLQELPQAPRARQPELDFYCVKWIPWKGEQTPIITQSANGPCPLIAIANILFLQWKVKLPPQKEVITSDELMAHLGDCLLSIKPQEKSEGLQLNFQQNVDDAMTVLPKLATGLDVNVRFTGVSDFEYTPECSVFDLLGIPLYHGWLVDPQSPEAVSAVGKLSYNQLVEKIITCKHSSDTNLVTEGLIAEQFLETTAAQLTYHGLCELTAAAKEGELSVFFRNNHFSTMTKHKGHLYLLVTDQGFLQEEQVVWESLHNVDGDSCFCDSDFHLSHSPGKGPGPGGGSGSPEKQRQVDQDYLIALSLQQQQPPPQGTSGLSDLELAQQLQQEEYQQHRAAQPAPARAPSPQGRGAASGRPAAERRQRPKQESDCVLL; from the exons ATGGAGCACCATCAGCCTGAGCATCCAGCCCCTGGTGAGGCCAGGACTGCAGAAGCAGTCAGCCCAGAAAACCACAAGGCCTTGTCAGAACCCAAAGAGCACCCTCAGGACAAGGATGCCAAAGAGGTGGACGGGGCAGCTGAAGAGCAGGAGCCAGTAGACCAAGCTTCACTGCCAGCCCAAGGCCAGGATGACTTCAAGTCCCCTCCACCAGATGCTAGCTCAAGCCAGCCAGGACCAGCCCAAGAGACTCCACCTGAGTCAGAGACAGTGGAGGCCTGCTTCAGGCTCCAGGAGCTTCCCCAGGCCCCTAGGGCCCGACAGCCTGAGCTAGACTTCTACTGTGTCAAGTGGATCCCCTGGAAAGGAGAACAGACACCTATCATCACCCAGAGCGCCAACGGCCCTTGCCCTCTCATCGCCATCGCGAACATCCTTTTTCTTCAGTGGAAG GTAAAGCTGCCACCTCAGAAGGAAGTGATCACGTCCGACGAGCTCATGGCCCATCTTG GAGACTGCCTTCTGTCCATCAAACCTCAGGAAAAGTCAGAGGGACTTCAGCTTAATTTTCAGCAG AATGTGGACGATGCAATGACGGTGCTGCCTAAACTGGCCACAGGTCTGGATGTCAATGTGCGCTTCACAGGTGTCTCTGATTTTGAGTATACACCTGAGTGCAGTGTCTTTGACCTCCTTGGCATACCTCTGTACCATGGCTGGCTTGTTGATCCACAG AGTCCTGAGGCTGTGAGTGCAGTCGGGAAGCTGAGCTACAACCAGCTGGTGGAGAAGATCATCACCTGCAAGCACTCCAGTGACACCAACCTCGTGACGGAAG GCCTGATTGCAGAGCAGTTTCTGGAGACCACTGCTGCCCAGCTGACCTACCATGGTCTATGTGAGCTAACAGCAGCTGCCAAGGAGGGTGAACTTAGCGTCTTTTTCCGAAACAACCACTTCAGCACTATGACTAAGCATAAG GGCCACTTGTACCTACTGGTCACTGACCAGGGCTTTCTACAGGAGGAGCAAGTGGTGTGGGAGAGCCTGCACAATGTGGACGGAGACAGCTGTTTCTGTGACTCTGACTTTCACCTCAGTCACTCCCCGGGCAAGGGACCCGGGCCAGGAGGTGGGAGTGGCTCCCCAGAAAAGCAGCGGCAGGTGGACCAG GACTACCTGATCGCCTTGtccctgcagcagcagcagcccccgcCCCAGGGCACGTCGGGTCTCAGTGACTTGGAACTGGCCCAGCAGCTTCAGCAAGAGGAGTACCAGCAGCACCGAGCGGCCCAGCCTGCCCCTGCGCGGGCCCCATCACCGCAG GGGAGAGGAGCCGCATCTGGACGCCCAGCTGCTGAACGTCGGCAAAGGCCGAAGCAAGAGTCTGACTGTGTCCTCCTGTAG